A genomic region of Papaver somniferum cultivar HN1 chromosome 7, ASM357369v1, whole genome shotgun sequence contains the following coding sequences:
- the LOC113292922 gene encoding myb-related protein 315-like, translating to MGRQPCCEKVGLKRGPWTIEEDHKLMHFILNNGIHCWRTVPKLAGLMRCGKSCRLRWINYLRPDLKRGAFTDMEENQMIQLHSRLGNRWSKIAGHFPGRTDNEIKNHWNTRIKKKLKQLGLDPVTHKPINNELSHEKCEEVDEEHNSQSNDNTEVDDQEQSFELKPQSTSNPVPKEIQVMTTQNSNEDMPGLDNGRNTTNNIFPSQEMWWNINYDGFDQTNNMGSSSVDSSVLNPSFSLEDSSLNTNNNYNPNSVGECSSHMQQQQLHQQNQQQQLEYMYSQTWIDSNVDAFLSWDGFHHFEEVMFPCFQKSPTIN from the exons ATGGGAAGACAACCTTGTTGTGAGAAGGTTGGATTAAAGAGAGGTCCATGGACTATTGAGGAAGATCATAAACTCATGCATTTCATTCTTAACAACGGCATTCATTGTTGGAGAACTGTTCCTAAACTTGCCG GTCTGATGAGATGTGGAAAGAGCTGCAGATTAAGATGGATTAATTATCTTCGACCTGATCTTAAACGAGGAGCATTTACTGATATGGAAGAAAATCAAATGATTCAACTTCATTCGCGTCTTGGTAACAG ATGGTCGAAGATTGCTGGACATTTTCCCGGTCGAACAGACAATGAAATCAAGAACCATTGGAATACAAGAATCAAGAAGAAGTTGAAACAACTAGGGCTAGACCCGGTTACTCATAAGCCCATTAATAATGAACTTAGTCATGAAAAATGtgaagaagttgatgaagaaCATAACTCACAATCTAATGATAATACTGAAGTGGATGATCAAGAGCAAAGCTTTGAGCTCAAACCACAAAGTACTAGTAATCCGGTACCAAAGGAAATTCAAGTGATGACAACACAGAACAGTAACGAAGACATGCCGGGATTAGATAATGGTCGTAACACAACAAACAATATTTTTCCAAGCCAGGAAATGTGGTGGAATATTAATTACGACGGGTTTGATCAAACTAACAATATGGGATCGTCATCGGTAGACTCATCAGTGTTAAATCCTTCGTTTTCTTTGGAAGATTCTTCCCTGAATACTAATAACAATTATAACCCTAATTCAGTAGGGGAGTGTTCATCTCAtatgcaacaacaacaactgcaCCAGcaaaaccaacaacaacaactagaGTATATGTACTCTCAAACATGGATCGACAGTAATGTAGATGCATTCCTTTCATGGGATGGTTTTCATCATTTTGAAGAAGTAatgtttccttgttttcaaaaatcGCCCACAATAAATTAA